In the Populus trichocarpa isolate Nisqually-1 chromosome 1, P.trichocarpa_v4.1, whole genome shotgun sequence genome, GGTAGTTTAATATCCCATATGTTGTTTTGCACTAGAGAAAACCCAATCCTCTAGCGTAACAAGCCTTTACTAATGATCAATAACACGAGGAATGATACACAAGGTTGAATAAGGCTAATACTTAAATGGAAATAAGGCTATAATTTGGATGAACATCTAGATCTGCTTATAATCGTTCATATTTAGAGTGAGTTGATAGGTTGCATCCAATTTTTAGAGGAATAAATATCACTAATTCTAAAATAGGTTTATAGAAAAGATAACCAATCAACAAAagaatatattgtcaaattcaCCGACCAATATGGTAATGATGCAACAAATCCTTTCATAAAACTAAGACTAATTGATTTATCATTGACTAACATAGTCTTTCAGTGGTTCTCTATATTTTCACCCAACTTTATTAAAAGTCGAAAGAAGATGGAAACTCATTTCTACGagcatttttataaaatagaacCAAAAGTGACATTGATTAACTTAACCAGGATAATTTAGGATCCTATTAAAAGTTATGCCTTTCGATTCAATAATCTAAAAATCAAGTACACTACATCTATAATGGAAAAGGAGTGCATTAAACTCATTTCAAAAAGGATATAgtggaatataaaaaattcattagtaGGAAATAAATGCCTAGACATCTACATGTTTACATATGATGTCGTTCATTATGAAATGATGCTAGCAAAACAAGTAGACACAAGCCATTAATGCAAACATATTCAATTGGCTATCTTAATCATATCTTAAACATTCATTCAATGACTAACTCAAATAGTATTGTTGTGTTGTCTTCTTTTTAACGTTcatgaatttgttatttatcAAACTAAAAAGTTGAAAGCTTGCCCTTGTTGTTACTATTCTCGTGCATCAAAATAAGAAACCATCATATTGATCTTATTAATTTCTAATACATTAGTACTAAAGGTATTTTCTTCATTATCAAATTAGAGATGAAAAATTTTATGATGCCCGGGGagtaaataatgaaattcaattaGTTAAATCTATGACTCactttgaagaaaaagatatatacaaaaaaaaaaaagatcctagatagagatatttttattacttttggTGAgtcatagattttattttatctcttttttgtctatttttttatatttaaagtaggtcatataaaaaaattaataagaactaCTAATTATTTTCTGAGCGTCATAAAATTTTTCATTAGAGATAGTGAAGAATAACAAGCAGTAGTAGCAGTAATATTGTTCTCACATCTTTTTCTAAGAACAAAATGATTGAGAATGGTGGCGGCTCGAATTTgtctcaaaaatgaaaaatatatcatcttccTATCAGGGTTTCCATGAGTGTTTATGTTGGGGATCCAAAACTGTAGTGTCATGGGTTttaagcatagttttgaaacccggccccgcccggcgggtcgacccggggctAGAACCGGgccaggttgaagaaaaaatagggtaGGGAAAAACCCGGTaagacccggttgcaacccgttgactttggttttttttttactaaaacgacgtcgttttgatttaaaaaaattgacccgacCGACCcagtgacccggtcaaaacctggaactcgggccttggaccgggatgggtctgaaaactatggtTTTAAGGTAttgaaaatgacatgtcatttagaACCAAATTatcatctagattttttttttcttttagacttAATAATTATCTACTTCACactttaactattttttttctttttcattttatgaaattttaggTAATTGCAAATTATTTCTCATTGGGTCATTTTAGCCcctaaagttttgatttttagtaataatagtattttcatgaaaaacacATGAATAGACTCATAATAACCTTAAATCTACATATTATTTCAAACAATATCATTATATCTATTTATCTTCCTTTTGCAATAATTCCATtcaatcattaaattttatttctttccaatttgatccttacATATTATTTCTATATGATTTAAAACTTGGTAATTACTTTCCGTTCGTTTGATATATCAAGTTTGTTGTGTCAACAAATGtctcatcttttaaattattcatgattttgcaaaaatcttttaattttattagttaaaaaaaataaaacaacaagaacCAAATTTAACTCAGAGATAAAGAGACATCCCTTACCCCCAAAtttaaccaaatttaattttattgcttAAAAGTATACtttggtctctttttttttcatttttggtccCTAATTTTTTAGAgtgtattgttttaattataaacttcatttttcttgcatttcaatCCTTAGAATTTAAGACGAGAGAGAGAGTCGTTAGGAAATAAGAGAGTAGAGAGGAAGTTGTCAGTTGACCATATTTTAGCAACAAAAAGCTAATCTTCGTGCCAATATGTTCATCTTGGTGAGAGGAGTGTCATCTAGTATtcatctcataaaaaacaatcagcttaaaaaacaaaatttgagcTTATAAATGGGTTTTTTGAGTATTTACTAGgtgtttttatgtaaaaatatattgcaaataattttctaggttAAAAAATCTCTAGCCTGACTTTCCAGCCACTTCTTCGATGGTTGAAATCTAAACCAATGTACAATGCATtatctatattattatttaaaaaaaatagattgataaaGCGTTGTTTATCCTTAAACATATAAAGCATGGGCCTAGCATTATAGGCCCACATGCCAAGCCTTTTTAGGTTAAGCTAGGTGTATAAGCccaatgttttttttgcttaggCAACTCTTTATATGGTCTTtttccccttaatttttttaaaatattttaattgaaatgcattataaataaaatacttaatgatgtttaaattattattaaatttttgcaTAGTTTTTGAATGATATTAtaggtttttataaaaatattaacaattttgtttccaattatatatataacattaaaaaaatgtattgaaaaaaaaaataaaatttagatggAAGAAATATACTTTTCCATCTCATttcaaattattgaaatttttaacaaacttttattttaaatattgttgcattttattgaaaaaaaattattgttagtaAAAAATCATGTCATTGTGTTTAAgaagaatttggttttattatgatgatattattgattgttttatatataattatggatGCTTGATAAGcataagttttaaaataatttcacatTAATACTTAATGaggataaaatatttattttcttaattttttatatatcttttctcaaatttattgttctcatatttgtttttcattaggtGAATGGAAATGATtgattcattatttataattgaaacttgctttcataattataataagtttttgcttaaaaaacaatgtttctcataggaaaaaaaaagtttttttcaaaataaaaaagaaatgcatgaataagaaaattagattttttttattaatatatataaattaatttttcttctttgctgctttttattcaatgaattatatcgctaataaaaaaaattgttgtcaaaacaaaaaattacataaatcataaaaaatatttctccttataattttatttgtcaaatgtttattttcattggtataattaaataaaaataaattataaaaaataaagttattaaattcaactaggtttataatttaattcacgagttgattgatttaatttagatttatcaATGTCAATCTAAAGCATCATTATtctagtatttttataaaaattattaaactggtattatttttattttatttaaaaaaaatcaagtaaaattttAACGATATCAATTAATGCACCAGTGAGTTAACGGGGTCATACTAGATGAACTCGCATCCAATTTTCTTTGAAACCCGGACAAGGCAGATGCCAAGTTGGCATGTATACGCAAGCccaaccaaacaaagaaaaaagacccAAAACACTAGCCTGCCCTGGAGGACTCTACTCAACCAAATTCCAAATAGCTTTTTCGTTGCTTCAAGCTGAGATCGATCGATACTTGAACAATCAGAGATATTACTATCGTCAGACATTGAGAGTAAGTTAAAAATCCCTCCCCTGattcattcaatttttgttttctatgatcTTACTCagttactttatttttaatcaatttcctTTGCTCAACcctaaacacaattaaaaaaaaatggcgaCCTTTTCAATTCCAATGCTCTAGGGTTTGAAAATTGCTCCTTTCTTGGTAATTATGGATTGTGTAATCtcgaattaattaaattttgcagGTGAtttggaacttttttttttagttagattATGGGAGGTCATGGAGGTCTTAACATTCTTCCTCAAAAGAAATGGAATGTTTACAATTACGATAACAGAGAGAAAGTTAGGAAAGATGAAGAAGCTGCTGCGAGAGATGAGCAACTAAAGCGCGAAGAGGTGAGAAAGCGTGATGCTGAGTTTCGCCTTGAGCGCCTTCGTGCTGCTCGTGGCTTACCTCCCATGCAAAAACCTGAGGAGCCAGTGCCTGTGGTGGAAGCTGAGGCTTCCATATCGGAACCTAAATCCAACCACATTAATCTCTTTGAAGGGATTAAGATTTTCGACCCTGTTATGGGATTGGAGAAAGAACGAGGTGATGAGGGAGAAGGGtctaagaagaaaaggaagatgatgaagaaagagGAGGTGAGGATTGTGACTGCAGAGGATGAGAAGTATAGGTTGGGATATGGAGTTGCTGGGAAAGGAGTTAAGTTGCCTTGGTACCTTGAGAGGCGGAGTGATGAGGTGAATAATAAGGAGAGGGGTGAAGATGATGGGTCGACAAGAGGGAAAAAGGAGGTGGGGAAGAAGAGTGGCAAGAAGACTTTGGAAGAGTTAAGGGATGAGAGATTGAAGAGGGAGAAGCGCGAGAAGGAGAGGGAAAGAGCTTTGTTGGTAGAGAAGAGCCGAAGAGATGGATCTCGTTTGAAGGAGAAAGGATTTTCCAGGAGGTCTGTTTACTGAAAATTCAGGTCAGCATGAGGACATGAAAAGAGCTCTGTTCTTAGGTCATATGTTTTGGCTcttattaacaatatatttgtatttttcaaattgtgGCTGGAATAAGCATTTTGTTCTCAGCCTTTATATTATCCTGTTCCTGTGAAATGTTTGTTAGCTCATAGTTGATCTAAGCAAAGTGGTTCTATGAAAATACGGCTGAAACAGTATGTGCAACTGTGTTTATTTGGCATGTGCTACTGATGAGAATGGTGTTGCCCTAGATTATATAGCAGCCACATGCTTGATAGTGATGcttgaatttattatgtttcACACTTCTAATTTAGCTGAAATGTTGAGTACATTGAGAACCTTTTGATAGTGTGATTGTGCTAATTTCATTTATCCTGACTCGTCATCTCATAATCACCTATTTGGGCATTGTTCTTCTGCTTGGAAAATGAATATTGGGTTTAATGTAATCGAAGAGCCTGTGCATCTCTAGCGTTTGagttacctgatttgaaatagtGATGCCAGTTATCATATTTTGTTGCCTAAAATGTGCAGTTTTGCATTTGTTTGTGGAAGCTTAGTTGAGCATTTACCttggtttgtatttttctatCTTCTCCAGAAATTGTTGAGACTGCATGCCTAGTTCGAATGCTATTACATGTTTGTGTTTGTTGTCTCTCAGAAAGGTCCCTTTTGCTGTCATTTTATCACATTGTTAAAATTCAGTGCAGTTCCATATCTATTGTTCAATCAATGAATTTTAAAGGGACAACGTTGAGATCCTTGACCTGCTTATTGAAAGGGTTTCATGGCtcatttcaagtattttttttctcctctctgaTCTAGTTGATCTTTTTCCATCGATTTGTGAAAAcctataaagataattttgatttcttcttcaGGGGCTTAATATGCTTAACTTGTGTGAAACAACAGCCTGAGTTTGAGGCTTATGAAGCAGTCATGACCTTGTAGTTTTGGCTCTTATCTTTTAGTTTCCCCTTTTTCTCATAGTTGTTGATGTGATTTTCACATACTTGTGGCCTTGACCTTCTagtctcctttttttatttttaagttgaacgaactaattttttttgcatggaAGGTTGCATACTTGTATTTAGATGCTCTGGATATGCCTACAGGGCATGCCTTTACGTCTAATTTTACATGTCTTGGAGATGTCAACTTCAAGATGTGTTAATCCACTTCTATTGTTCGATATGATTTTAGAATCGCTGAGAATCTAGATGTTGGAGAAGGTAGTAGTCAGCAGATTGACTGTTCTCCCTTCCCATGCAGGTAGGTCCTGGTTTTTGTAAATGGATATAGCCAATAGCTGGGCTGTGAGATTCTCACAATTTGTATGGAAGTGTTACATGGAGATTATTCCTTTTGAGCTCATTATTGTTCTTGTAAATCCAGGCTTCAGAAATTCAGGTACAACTCTCACAGCAATCTGAGAACCATGGAGTAAATAGTGTGGTCCTTTTTACCATAATTCATGATTTTGCACCAGCATCTTCAAAATGGTGCAGAAGTATTGCAGTGAAATCACTTGATGATGAAGGTGATGCATTTTATCTAAGTggtcaaagaaaacaaagaaagtcaTTACTCTGTTATTTGTACCTGTACCTGTTCCATGTGTTCTGTCTGCGTTTATGCAGACTGGAGATCAAACACTTAGAAAATGTGGATGAATCTTTATCTGAATAGGCATTATTAGAGTTTTTATTGACAGAAATTCCCAGTGTGCGATTCTTTATTCACGAGATAGTATGTATACTTGGCTATTTTATTGGTACATAGCAGCTAGATAGATCTTGTTTCTCCGGAGGTGGATTGACAAATCACTGTTACTCGTAGAAGAAAAACTAGATTTGAGCTAACATGTTCCAGAATGTTTCtgttattttagaaaacaacaGCTTGTTCTGGGTGGGTGGCTCCCAGACCGTTAAATAGAAATTCTAGCTGAGCGCCTTACGGCAAGTTGTCTTTGAATTTCTACGCTGACTGCTGGTTCAGAATAACCTGTATGTGCGTGCTAATCCCAACCAGGGAAGTTTCAATATTCCAATTCAACTTGATTTCAGATCTGATTTTTGTTATATAGGTGCAGCTTCTACAATTATTTAGCTTCATGCAAGGTTATGGCGAGATTCATTTTGACTTTTGCTATGCATGTGTAGCTTCTAAGCATAGGCATGAGATAATGCGCGTGTTCAGTGACATTAACCATGGATAAAACTGAATTTTAACATCATATATTAAttcgtttttttaataaactaagtGGAGATTTGAATTTCTCAATTgagggtattttttttagtttatatgaaaactaaacctaaaatataaagaaatactgAGCTAATTCTCGGATGAATAATAATAGAATGTTCAGGTAATTCTCTAATGTACATGGTCGTCATGATGCACTGAGATGCGTCTATAAAACAATTCTTCTTACCTTCCCAAGTATCAGTTTTGTCTTGCTTTATTGTTGGATCAACAGAGTTTTATAATCCAATTAAGCACAGATTTGGATAAGGGAGGAATGACAAGAACATGAAGCCCGCAAGATAAAAGGGCATAAATAAAGCTTGGAGCGTCGAGTCTTGGTGGCCGTAGCAAGCCGAAGAAATCCAATTTCAACCAAAATTTTTGAAAGTAGTAGTACCACTTTCAATAATGAGAGGTTTACCTgatgattaaaacaaaaatatactaTCATCCAAAATAATGGATGCTGACAGGCATCAAGTTGAGCTTctgttcatattttttcttaaaaaaactctttaactTTATAATCTGTGGCTGTTTAATATCTGTCAGTCGGTgatgattataataaataagGTGATCTCAGAGGTTTGGATGCACAAACTAAATTGATTATATATGTAGCTAATAATGTTGAATACGGAAGGCTAGCTCTTAAATTTCAGAGAGATAGACAAGGCAGGAGGAGCTTGTGATAATCGTCATTAATGGTGACATTAACAAATAAGTCTCTCATGTATTCCGAGGATTTGACGCTTCCCATTGTAAGTTAGGGCCTTTGGGCTATATGCccagaatttaaattttatttttatttaaaattatttttttaatatctttagtgttatatcaaaaattaactataaaaaaattaaaaaatatatattttttaatatattttcaaacaaaaaatatttgagacaTAACTTTTACCACACTTTGAAACAAGCTCTTACTATAATTAATATCTGAACATCTATTTTccagttcaattttttttcaccaattaatttttatgctaCTCCCGAGATAAGATTATGTaattaaattctataaataCTTGAGGTTACCAAATAAACATGATGGATTTTCACAACTCACAATTTTTTTAGACTCAACTTTTCGCTCTCATCCTTatctttttctcatttctctcttatatttattgatttaaatattaaagagtCTCTCGTTTCatgagatatttatttttcagatatAATATGTCACAGTCCGGTTCAACCTGCCAGATATTATCTTTTTTGAGCCTTATTGTcctaataaatttgtttttggtaactATACATGGTCTCAAAACATGTCTGATAAATCAGCAAGCAGCATACTAATAAGACCAATTATTAAATACTCATTCTCCGCTAATATTACATAATCAATCTCAAATACCAAATTTATATTCAGGCACACATATTTTAGCCTAAGATAGCAATACGAGAAAAACACGATTTTCATGCGAAGCTTTTTCATAACTCAATCAAAGTTTTTTCATAACTTCATCATTATATATGAAGTGAACCCCAAATAActtttatcacaaaaaaaaggaggaaaaaagagtgcatttttctttcaaatatttattttaccaagaaatatcttaaattattaatatttggaatttTCAAGGGCGAGCTTTCAAGACAATGACCATCAAACTGTGCTATCAATATTCAACAAAGGATGCATTAAGGAGAATTAACAAACTAGTAGCAGCTAGTTACATTTTCAACCCACAAAAGTCATGTTCACAATTTATGCTCTCCATagttttatttaagaattaatgAACCAGACCAGATTTCTAGGTTGAAGGCACATGATGACTTCACCGTCAAACTGTTGACCTTATCATCTCGCTTTCCTTGGATTTACCTATATAATGGAGTCGGTTTATGTTGCTCTAGACATAATTCATGATAATGgtttaaataataatacttcagaaaaaaaatatataatatcattGAATTCCCTAGCTAACCGGAAATTATGCCTTAAAGAGGACTTCCAGCTCTTAAAGTTATAATATGAAGCTTTTTAGGATGCTTAGGCCAATTTcttattcaattactaattaatgtttctttccttcttttaattttacaatgaaTTTGTCGAAGAATAGGTAGTAattgatttcaagtttttaccactggatcaccacctagatggttagagacggtatatttctttcttttatttatggcTGCAATTGCAAGGACATGTTCTAAGCACAATATGATATCATATACCTAAGCTAGCAATGTAAAGGCTCTCGAGGAATAGCactcaaaagttttttttatttttcctagtttCTTCCAAACCCTAAGCTCCTCCTTCGTATCATTCGGACTAGGTAATGGTGCACTATAATAGTAGAAAGTTACTTAGAATAAGcgattgtattttaatatatttattattctattattttaataatttgatatgatttagttgatttgataagtttaaaaataatttattaattctcaattaaattcataaaaatattattttttataagaaaaggaatatgataaaatgcttttattttttcttttaagaatgaaaaacaataaattaaagtcaaaatatcgtttttttttttgtttttttatttttgtctccgCACCTGGTTTGGAGTTGCTCTTTCGACCATGACAAGTGAGCTTCTCGAGGAAAATGCATATGTAAAAAGTGCGATGAAAAAAGGTGTCCTCTCGTCTGGGTAGATTTTCGAGGCAGGGAGTCAAAGCATTTCTGtcccctttttttgtttttcaattaaatatttcccctattttataagaaatacaACCGCCCCCTCCatctttgaatatttttctttattttcggTTATTAATTTCCACGATAATCATGTTCCTAATCACTCATCTGATGAAAGTATATACTCATGAAAAACTTCTTCTTGAAAGCAACAACAGATCTCTCCAAGATgcaaaaaattatcatatataagaaaaaatatttcctttAAACATGAAATAGATTTAATTTCCTTGTATATTCTTTTACAAGCTATGCCAAGAGGAAGCAGATGAGAAAtggagaggagagaagaaagaggGGAGGTCTTCAATCTTCATGTCTACAAGTGAATGTCACTACACACTGACACATATCTCTAATCCAATCTAAACCACGTGCATGCTCTCCTTCTCTGGCTCCACCCTTTGATCTGCTATGCAgtgctaaaatttaaaaaagaaatatcatcatcatatatacacacacacacacacacacacacgcacacacacacactagtgTTAATCTAATCAAGGATGATGAAAATTTTGctctttaataataaaagaatcagTCATAACAAATCTATAATCCCAGTATTTAGGACCGAGTCAACCTCGGATATTCCGTCAAATCAGTAGCCCAGATCATGAAATTCAGATAAcccgattaaaaaaataaagatgattaTAAAGcccttcttaaaaaaaaaaaaaacatgacctGAGTTATTAGAACTAAAACATCTAATCtggaaaaatcatgaagttcaattccctatcaatcaaatgttaaaaaaataaaattgaaaaatagaattttaattatacaaaaagattttaaaaaacatcaattaaaagaatgagaatcaaaattaaaatgaaaaaataattttatatttaattaacgggtgaaataaaaaaaatcaattttcataaaagtataaaaaataaaaaaaaataagaatcaaagttgacatacaaaaataaaaacaatgttgtaattaaagggttaaattgaaaagaataataacttttacaaaatggctaagagaaaaataaaaaaatcaaaactatgaggaccaaatttgaaaacacaatacaatcaatttgaattgaaggataaaattaaaagtcacTAAAACTCTCACAAAATgaccaagaataaaaattagaaatccaaagaatgaggatcacattagagaatataatatttggtgaATTgtgattgaataataaataaaacttttataaaagggtcaagatcaaaaattaaaaataaaaaaaataacgactGAAGTTGAAATGTCAACAATCAAGAgaatcaagctgtaattttttgggaggagagaagaagggaaaaaaaaggaccatCAACGGAGACATGCATCGTACCAACGGAAAGAGAACATACCGAAGCTTCTAACAAAATGTCAAAAGGGCATTTTTAAACACTGAGAGACGTCGCGCCCTTCAGGTAGTCCACACTCacccatcttttttattatttatttatccaaatATAGAATTTTCTTTGAGCTGACtttgtaattacaaaaaaaatcattgtaaaaaGCCAAAAATATCCCTTGATCCCAcgtttaaaaacatttattttaaaggtattttaatatttttatcgtgcattttaattgtttattatattttatagttaTGTGAATATCAAAGTGTCTATTAGCTTCAATTATAatagcaaaataaaatcattgtgaaaatataaaaaatatccctTGACaccaagtttgaattttttactttcaatgatattttgatCGTTTTActatacaattaaattaaaaaataattatatatctccattctatttgataataacaaataaatacaattaaattaaaaaataattatatatctcCATTCTATTTTCACCGCAATTTTACTCCAATCAATGTATTTCCACCAACACAAACCACGAATCAAGAAATGCAACCCTCCCTTTGGAGGGGAAAGTTATACGTACTTGTTGATGAAAACTTctcatagaaataaataaaatctctaCGATTCAATGTAATCTCCGACTTGAATAATTAATGCGTCAAAAAGAGTAATGTTTCGTTACATGCATTACTCCatcgaaaataaaaatacatgtcgcattttttttataatcaaatcatGTTACATTATCATTTCCAATCATGTAGAGAAGGGATAGTAATAATTCACTTATAATCCTTAATATCTGTGTCGCAACTATATCTATACAACAATTCGAAacttaagaaatatattatggTTGTGAATTGagttatataatttattttaatttattttttaaaataatattttgatcttaTGATTAGATTTGcgagttttggtattttaacctTGTTAaatcaggttgttttttttttagtttttttaagaggTTAATTATCTCATTCTAATGACTTGAGTCATATGTCTTTCAAAATTGGATTTTTGTATTGGGTTGTTCTCGTTTCATGATCTGAGTcgcgagtttgacaagttaactcaattgactcaattgttttttaattgactttttttttctcaatttcatcaattaatatcgtgtttgattgggaattaagcttcatgatttgttttggtgtacTTTATATTAAGTTATCTCAGCCTCATGACTCGAGAAT is a window encoding:
- the LOC18093997 gene encoding uncharacterized protein LOC18093997, which codes for MGGHGGLNILPQKKWNVYNYDNREKVRKDEEAAARDEQLKREEVRKRDAEFRLERLRAARGLPPMQKPEEPVPVVEAEASISEPKSNHINLFEGIKIFDPVMGLEKERGDEGEGSKKKRKMMKKEEVRIVTAEDEKYRLGYGVAGKGVKLPWYLERRSDEVNNKERGEDDGSTRGKKEVGKKSGKKTLEELRDERLKREKREKERERALLVEKSRRDGSRLKEKGFSRRSVY